The DNA window TCGGTCTTCGCGGGATCGTTGTAGTAGCCCAGCGGCACGTGCCCGCGCCTGCCGATCAGGCCGACCGCGCCGGGCTCCTTCGCGATCTCGGCACCGTTCTCGTCGATCAGGATCGCGTCCTGCCCGAAGTTCACCCTGGGGCCCGCCGTGTGGTCGGCGTCCTTGCTGACCATGCCGATCCCGGTGAACCCGCTCTCCGAGGAGCCGATCGCGTCGGTGATCACCACGTTCGGCAGCTCGTCGAGGAACTGCTGCTTGACGCTGTGGGAGAACAACGCGGCGTGGCTCGACACGGCGGCGAGCGAGGACGCGTCGTAGTCGCCTTCGCGGTAGGCCTCGATCAGCGGGCGGGCCATCGCGTCGCCGACGATCGTGAGCACCTGGACCTTGTTGTCCTGCACCGCTTTCCAGATCTCGTGCGCGTCGAACCTCGGCACGAACACCACCGGGCTGCCGGTGAACAGCGCGCCGAACGCCGCCCACTGCGCGGCACCGTGGATCATCGGCGCGGCGGGGAGCCGGACGAGGCTGCCCTGCTTGCCCTGTTCCGCGAGCGTCCACTCGTCCGGCACGTACTCGCCGGTGATGAAGTTGATGCCGCCGCCGAGCGCGCGCCAGATGTCCTCGTGGCGCCACAGCACGCCCTTGGGGTATCCGGTGGTGCCGCCGGTGTAGAGGATGTACAGGTCGTCGGCGCTGCGCTCGCCGAAGTCGCGCGCCGGCGAGCTTTCCGCGAGCGCGGTTTCGTACGCCACGCCGCCGTAGGCGGTGAAGTCGCGGTCGCTGCCATCCTCCACGACAAGAACGTGTTTCAGTTTCGGACTGTCCGGCAGCACGGCCGCGACCTTGTCCGAGTACTCGCGCTCGTGCACCAGCGCCACCAGGTCGGCGTTGGTGAACAGGTACTTCAGCTCACCGTGCACGTAGCGGTAGTTGACGTTGACGGCGATCGCCCGCAGCTTGTACGCCGCGAACATCGCCTCCAGTGTTTCGATCGAGTTGCGCGAGTACACGCCGACGTGGGAGCCGGCCCGCACCCCCTG is part of the Amycolatopsis sp. CA-230715 genome and encodes:
- a CDS encoding acyl-CoA synthetase; this encodes MALNIADLLEHAVDAVPDRIAVVCGDRSVTFAELDERANRLAHHLAAQGVRAGSHVGVYSRNSIETLEAMFAAYKLRAIAVNVNYRYVHGELKYLFTNADLVALVHEREYSDKVAAVLPDSPKLKHVLVVEDGSDRDFTAYGGVAYETALAESSPARDFGERSADDLYILYTGGTTGYPKGVLWRHEDIWRALGGGINFITGEYVPDEWTLAEQGKQGSLVRLPAAPMIHGAAQWAAFGALFTGSPVVFVPRFDAHEIWKAVQDNKVQVLTIVGDAMARPLIEAYREGDYDASSLAAVSSHAALFSHSVKQQFLDELPNVVITDAIGSSESGFTGIGMVSKDADHTAGPRVNFGQDAILIDENGAEIAKEPGAVGLIGRRGHVPLGYYNDPAKTETIFVEIGGVRYVVPGDYARYEEDGTVTLLGRGSQCVNTGGEKVYPEEVEGALKSHPDVFDALVIGVPDDRLGQRVAAVVQTRNGERPDFDALEAHVRTEVAGYKVPRTIWLAEEIGRSPSGKPDYRWASDYAAAHAPSAER